Genomic segment of candidate division WOR-3 bacterium:
GATGAATATTATATTGGCAAATATGAGGTTACCAATGCCCAGTATAAGAAATTCTGTGATGCGACAGGTAGAAGTTATCCACCTGACCCTGATTTTACCGCAATGCCGAATTATTTTACCAACTTCCCTGATTATCCAGTGGTCAATGTCTCCTGGGAGGATGCCAAGGCTTTTTGTGATTGGGCAGGATTGCGATTACCGACCGAGGCAGAGTGGGAGAAGGCGGCAAGGGGAACTGATGGAAGGAAATATCCCTGGGGGAATGAAAAGCCAGGTTCAGGTGGGTTTGCGCGCTGTAATTATGCGGATAAAAAAACGGATTACCCTTGGCGCGATAAATCAGTGAATGATGGCTATCAATTCACTTCCCCGGTTGGTACTTATGAGCGTGGTGTATCGCCTTATGGTTGTTATGATATGGCGGGTAATGTTTGGGAGTGGTGTAGTGATTGGTATGATGAGAATTATTATGGCAGGAGTGCGATTAACAATCCTCAAGGTCCTTCATCTGGTGAATTCCGTGTGGTGCGTGGCGGGGCGTGGTGCTACGGCGCCAGGGACATGCGGTGCGCGAATCGCAACAGCTACTTGCCTGCGTGGAGTTACTGTGACATCGGGTTTCGTTGTGGTTCGCCTGCGAGGTAGCAATTTGTTGAATATCTGGAAATCTGGCAATCCCGTTAGAGGGGTTTGCCCTCTAACGGGATGAATCTGAAAATCTGGTATTACGCATAAAATGGACATATACGAATTACACGGATATACATTTTTTGTCATTCTGTACGGAGCCCCCTTTTGTCATTCTGAGCGGAGCGAAGCGGAGTGAAGAATCTCAGAATGACAGAAGGGAGAAATTCACCTCACACGATAACAATTACTATTCCACAAATTCGCATTTTTGCACAATTACTCCTTGATTTTTCTATGGTTTTAAATATAATTCATAATAGTTTTCAAACTGAAGATTGACAAACCACAAATTCGCATTTGTGGACAGGTATTTAAAGGT
This window contains:
- a CDS encoding formylglycine-generating enzyme family protein, encoding MKYISFSLLLTVAYAGVIIENVRFSQREGSNLVDIYYDLSDTEGGREFSVSLTLSSDGGRSFSILPQTLSGDYGSKISPGKNKHIIWDAGADFDSLVGDNFVFKVIARRVGGVEAPSPVPSRPGLTYLGKNSKGYEEYRHEKTGIILIKIPAGTFTMGSNDGDDDEKPVHTVYLDEYYIGKYEVTNAQYKKFCDATGRSYPPDPDFTAMPNYFTNFPDYPVVNVSWEDAKAFCDWAGLRLPTEAEWEKAARGTDGRKYPWGNEKPGSGGFARCNYADKKTDYPWRDKSVNDGYQFTSPVGTYERGVSPYGCYDMAGNVWEWCSDWYDENYYGRSAINNPQGPSSGEFRVVRGGAWCYGARDMRCANRNSYLPAWSYCDIGFRCGSPAR